A stretch of Paucidesulfovibrio gracilis DSM 16080 DNA encodes these proteins:
- a CDS encoding ExeA family protein has product MKYHERLGLEREPFSSSPDPEFLYYSKQHIACLQELEIAVRLKRGLNLVIGDIGTGKTTLCRRFVRNMSQNRNMAVNLLLDPGFASPRAFLRVLCAQFCGELPDSRLSVWSLKEMIKKALLRQGMREERTVVLIIDEGQKMPPECLEILRELLNYETNDAKLLQIIIFAQRELEPVVESMPNLLDRVNFYHRLKPLGFQEMREMVRYRVAQAAARDSFAPELFTWGAFLAIHRATGGYPRKVVRLCHKCLLQMLIAGKTRVTRGIVRGCLREERQLRPRRLAWFAGVAVSLLLVGSLAAIRWVPEVRSFVPALESALASVPGMGDSFASSSPEGGAWDEAPGQDVPDPTDAQGGGALEPFVPSAELPEVFGALHLARGESLSEAVRSVYGTFDRGLLDEVLRLNPHVSEPDRVPAAAMLRFPLVSPRDGMLPRQLYWVRLDSAASLEKAHARLRQYTFFDLRLRLLPEYTQVGGLRFQVVLERPSLEEDRARQLFETLPLALQKDADIYRPARETVSLGQVDSVVLETLAQSRDGEG; this is encoded by the coding sequence ATGAAATACCATGAGCGATTGGGGCTGGAGCGGGAACCGTTTTCCAGTTCCCCGGATCCGGAGTTCCTGTACTACTCCAAGCAGCACATCGCCTGCTTGCAGGAACTGGAGATCGCGGTGCGCCTTAAACGTGGACTCAATCTGGTCATCGGCGATATCGGCACGGGCAAGACCACGCTGTGCCGTCGATTCGTGCGCAATATGAGCCAAAATCGCAATATGGCCGTGAATTTGCTTCTGGACCCGGGCTTTGCCTCGCCCCGGGCGTTTTTGCGCGTGCTTTGCGCGCAGTTTTGCGGCGAACTGCCGGACAGCCGGCTCAGCGTCTGGTCCCTCAAAGAGATGATCAAAAAGGCCTTGCTGCGGCAGGGCATGCGCGAAGAGCGAACCGTGGTGCTGATCATCGACGAGGGGCAAAAAATGCCTCCGGAGTGCCTGGAAATATTGCGGGAATTGCTCAACTACGAGACCAACGATGCCAAGTTGTTGCAGATCATCATTTTTGCCCAGCGCGAACTGGAGCCTGTGGTGGAGTCCATGCCCAACCTGCTGGACCGGGTGAATTTTTATCATCGCCTCAAGCCGCTGGGATTTCAGGAAATGCGCGAGATGGTCCGTTATCGGGTTGCCCAAGCCGCGGCCAGGGACAGCTTTGCTCCCGAACTGTTTACCTGGGGCGCATTTTTGGCCATTCATCGCGCAACGGGCGGGTATCCTCGAAAGGTGGTGCGCCTTTGCCACAAATGCCTGCTGCAGATGCTCATCGCAGGCAAAACCCGTGTGACCCGTGGCATTGTACGCGGCTGCCTTCGCGAGGAGCGCCAGTTGCGTCCGCGTCGTCTTGCGTGGTTTGCGGGGGTGGCGGTCTCCTTGCTGCTGGTGGGCAGTCTTGCCGCCATTCGTTGGGTGCCGGAAGTGCGTTCCTTTGTTCCGGCCTTGGAATCGGCCCTGGCTTCTGTGCCGGGCATGGGGGACTCTTTCGCTTCATCCTCCCCGGAAGGCGGTGCTTGGGACGAAGCGCCCGGACAGGATGTTCCCGACCCGACCGACGCTCAAGGCGGAGGAGCATTGGAGCCGTTCGTACCTAGCGCGGAATTGCCCGAGGTCTTCGGCGCGTTGCATCTGGCCCGGGGAGAGAGTCTTTCCGAGGCGGTGCGTTCCGTGTACGGCACGTTTGACCGCGGTTTGCTGGATGAGGTGCTGCGGTTGAACCCGCATGTGTCGGAACCGGACAGGGTGCCTGCGGCCGCCATGCTGCGTTTTCCCCTGGTATCGCCCCGGGACGGGATGTTGCCCCGCCAGCTGTATTGGGTGCGCCTGGACTCGGCCGCCAGCCTGGAAAAAGCGCATGCACGGCTGCGGCAATACACGTTTTTTGATCTGCGGCTTCGGCTGTTGCCCGAGTACACCCAGGTGGGCGGACTGCGCTTCCAGGTCGTGTTGGAGCGGCCCAGCCTGGAAGAGGACCGCGCTCGGCAGCTGTTTGAAACGTTGCCTCTGGCTTTGCAAAAGGATGCGGATATTTATCGACCAGCCCGGGAAACTGTTTCCCTGGGACAGGTCGATTCCGTGGTGCTCGAAACCCTGGCCCAGTCTCGGGACGGGGAAGGTTAA
- a CDS encoding GspE/PulE family protein, with amino-acid sequence MAKRQRKRLGDLLIEAGLITQEQLKEALQGQKQTKLKLGQYMIQTGMIKEGVMLSTLSTQLRIPQYQPDKYPFEEGVAELVSEQIAQKNRVVPLQRKGPLLIVAMPDPMDITALDTVEIASNMEVEPVICSENDYEMLFSTIYGRGSLQDDTYEGLVDEAVGAEDPGEAAAENELNVDALTDMAEQAPVIRMVNSILNQAVRENASDIHISPERDYVTVRYRVDGKLRSVPAPPKSIFLPLVSRMKIMANMDIAISKIPQDGRFSFHTQNREFNVRVSSLPTIYGENLVLRLLDRNAHGLTLDELGFSRFDRTKVEQAIRQPYGMILAAGPTGSGKTTTLYSFLRAIKNDEINIITLEDPVEYRIDKIRQVQLNTKAGMTFASGLRSILRQDPDVVLVGEVRDHETAEIATQSALTGHRVLSTLHTNEAAGAITRLVEMGLEPFLVASVLLLSVSQRLVRKICPYCQEPYDPQDYLIKSFGLWNVRDRVTFMRGKGCPQCGQSGFRGRLALFEILQVDEMVQDMILHRASSQEITRAAVRGKTMQTLKMDAARKVAAGLITLEEAASAIML; translated from the coding sequence GTGGCAAAACGGCAGCGCAAACGACTGGGAGACCTGCTCATTGAGGCAGGACTCATCACCCAGGAGCAGCTGAAGGAAGCTCTGCAGGGGCAGAAGCAGACCAAGCTTAAGCTGGGCCAGTACATGATTCAGACGGGCATGATCAAGGAAGGGGTCATGCTCTCCACCCTGTCCACGCAACTGCGCATCCCGCAATATCAGCCCGACAAATACCCTTTTGAGGAAGGGGTCGCGGAGCTGGTTTCCGAACAGATCGCCCAGAAGAACCGCGTGGTTCCGCTGCAACGCAAAGGCCCGTTGCTCATTGTGGCCATGCCCGATCCTATGGACATCACGGCCCTTGATACCGTGGAAATCGCCTCCAATATGGAGGTGGAGCCGGTCATTTGTTCGGAAAATGACTATGAGATGCTCTTTTCCACCATCTATGGCCGTGGTTCGTTGCAGGACGACACCTATGAAGGGCTGGTGGATGAGGCTGTCGGGGCCGAGGATCCGGGCGAGGCTGCGGCCGAGAATGAGCTGAATGTCGACGCGCTCACGGACATGGCGGAACAGGCGCCTGTCATCCGCATGGTCAACTCCATCCTCAACCAGGCCGTGCGCGAAAACGCCAGCGATATCCACATCAGTCCGGAGCGGGATTATGTGACGGTACGCTACCGTGTGGATGGCAAGCTGCGGTCCGTGCCTGCGCCGCCCAAATCCATTTTTCTTCCTTTGGTTTCGCGCATGAAAATCATGGCGAATATGGATATCGCCATCAGCAAGATTCCCCAGGACGGCCGCTTTTCCTTTCATACGCAAAATCGTGAATTCAACGTGCGTGTTTCCTCACTGCCCACCATCTATGGCGAAAACCTGGTGCTGCGACTTCTGGACCGCAACGCCCACGGTCTGACCTTGGATGAGCTGGGCTTTTCCCGGTTCGACCGAACCAAGGTGGAGCAGGCCATCCGCCAGCCCTACGGTATGATCCTTGCCGCCGGACCCACGGGCAGCGGCAAGACAACCACGCTGTATTCCTTTTTGCGGGCCATCAAAAATGATGAAATCAATATCATTACCCTGGAGGATCCGGTGGAATACCGGATCGACAAAATTCGTCAGGTGCAGCTCAACACCAAGGCGGGCATGACCTTTGCCTCGGGATTGCGGTCCATCTTGCGGCAGGATCCGGATGTGGTGCTGGTGGGAGAGGTTCGCGACCACGAAACAGCGGAAATTGCCACGCAATCGGCCCTGACCGGACACCGGGTGCTCTCCACGCTGCACACCAACGAGGCTGCGGGGGCGATCACGCGATTGGTGGAAATGGGGCTGGAACCGTTTCTTGTGGCCTCGGTCTTGCTTCTGTCCGTAAGCCAGCGGCTGGTACGGAAGATTTGTCCGTATTGTCAGGAACCATACGATCCGCAGGATTACCTGATCAAGTCGTTCGGGTTATGGAATGTGCGCGACCGGGTCACGTTTATGCGGGGCAAGGGGTGTCCCCAATGCGGGCAGTCCGGATTTCGGGGGCGTTTGGCATTGTTTGAAATTTTGCAGGTGGATGAAATGGTGCAGGATATGATTCTGCATCGGGCTTCGTCGCAGGAGATCACCCGTGCGGCGGTGCGGGGCAAGACCATGCAGACGCTGAAGATGGATGCGGCGCGCAAGGTGGCGGCCGGTCTGATCACCCTGGAGGAAGCGGCTTCCGCCATTATGCTCTAG
- a CDS encoding type II secretion system F family protein, which translates to MPVFTYKAMGNDGAKASGTLEAESLEQAYEKLLGQGYIPSMVKPGGRLKTRTETEAGGFATRFTKVKARDVILFTKQLRTMLNAGIPVLQSLQTLLGQMENPKLKAAVEQIAKDIAGGASMYRAFGRQKHIFSNLYSNMIRAGEISGTLIQVLDRLIYIVEHENKVRKDIQSALTYPIIVVVALVVAFVVLVTFVLPNFITMFESQGVELPWPTRVCMGIHAFFVGYWQIAVTGLIAGAFGIWYWAKTDKGRLFFDTLLLSLPILGPVFVKAAMSRFGSIFAILQSSGITVLESVQIISGTIGNAAVAKQFDNVREMLEQGRGLAAPLKQAKYFTPMLVTMVAIGEESGQLEEMLKDVAQHYDYEVEYSVGRMSELLGPVLVACLAGVVGFFALAVMLPMIDMMTSAMAGM; encoded by the coding sequence GTGCCGGTTTTTACATACAAGGCCATGGGGAACGACGGGGCCAAGGCCTCGGGCACCCTGGAGGCGGAGTCCCTGGAGCAGGCGTATGAAAAGCTCCTGGGCCAGGGATACATTCCGTCCATGGTCAAACCCGGCGGACGGCTCAAGACCCGGACAGAAACCGAAGCGGGCGGTTTTGCCACGCGGTTCACCAAGGTCAAGGCCCGCGATGTGATCCTGTTCACCAAGCAGTTGCGCACCATGCTCAATGCGGGAATCCCCGTGCTCCAGTCCCTTCAGACGTTGCTGGGCCAGATGGAGAACCCCAAGCTCAAGGCCGCCGTGGAACAGATTGCCAAGGACATCGCGGGCGGTGCGTCCATGTATCGGGCCTTTGGCCGCCAGAAGCATATTTTCAGCAATCTGTACAGCAACATGATCCGTGCCGGAGAAATTTCCGGAACACTCATTCAGGTGCTGGACCGGCTGATCTACATTGTGGAACATGAGAACAAGGTCCGCAAAGACATTCAGAGCGCCCTGACCTATCCCATCATCGTGGTGGTGGCCCTGGTGGTGGCCTTTGTGGTGTTGGTTACCTTCGTGCTTCCCAACTTCATCACCATGTTTGAAAGTCAGGGCGTGGAATTGCCCTGGCCCACCCGCGTGTGCATGGGTATTCACGCCTTTTTCGTGGGGTATTGGCAAATCGCGGTGACCGGTTTGATCGCGGGGGCGTTCGGCATCTGGTACTGGGCCAAGACGGATAAGGGGCGGCTGTTTTTCGATACGCTGCTTTTGAGCTTGCCCATTCTTGGTCCCGTGTTCGTTAAGGCGGCCATGTCCCGGTTTGGAAGCATTTTCGCTATTTTGCAGTCCAGCGGCATCACGGTGTTGGAAAGCGTGCAGATTATTTCCGGCACCATTGGCAACGCGGCCGTGGCCAAGCAGTTCGACAACGTGCGCGAGATGTTGGAGCAGGGGCGGGGACTGGCTGCACCGCTCAAGCAGGCAAAATATTTCACCCCAATGTTGGTGACCATGGTGGCCATCGGCGAGGAATCGGGCCAGCTTGAGGAGATGCTCAAGGATGTGGCCCAGCATTACGACTACGAGGTGGAGTATTCGGTGGGGCG